The sequence TTTTTCAAACCTTTAAGCTATTTTTaagtattttttaatgattattattattctctttttatTCCTGTAAGTCCAGCAACACAGTcagtgacacaaaaaaaagaggtcctCTTCACTTCTACTGAATGTGGGCTTTCAAACACATCAAATCAGAGCTCTTATAATGGGCATGGTTAAGTGGCACACGTTGTAGTGCTGATCCTAACAGCCAGGATACACAGGGTACATAACTGAAGCATTCCTTTCGTCGTTCTGTGCCACTGGAGATGCCTTGGGAAAACACATTTGTCTATGCTATTGAAAAGGCCTACAGtcgaagctaattgttgcagcatacgctccacaaacacaaactctcaaTAGCGCACCCGGTGGAGCATGTCTATACAGTGGCTGCTTTCAGACACAACCTCTGCAGTAAATGCGGATCCTTGTCAAACAGAGAGGTCCGACCCTTTGGCTGATTCAGACATGATGCTAAGCTGTGGACATTATGTGTGAACGACAACGAcgcacatgtaggcctataacagGTTGAATGTGGTTGAATACAAGAACAGAATCACCGCATGTTCTTTGCTTCATTCAGCCAatttacatactgtaatgtATGTCGGAAATCCTTGGAGACTAGTGTTAGAGCAGGTTAAGTTAAGAACTCCAAATAGCCAGTTGCTCATATATACGGCTCAACCGCTTGATATCGGCAGAACATGCAGACCTACAAGTAGGTCTGAAAGCAGCTGATGACTAAGAccatgtccacacgtagcaaaacgaaTTTTCCCCCCTCCGTTTTACCTGGCAGCATTTCAAGAGTATTTGCGTCCAAACGGATCCATCTCAATCGATCTCAATACGACTCAATACGCTACTTCATATTCCAGGCCTTTACGTGGCGCTGTTTCAGTtcaccaaatcaccaaaaacggagaggaagaagaagttctagctttaaaaagacttgGTTCTAATGAGACGTCGAGGTGAAAACTATTTTTACAGATTATGAGTGGAAGGCTAGAGCACCTGCCAAAAACTCCCGTTTCTCCCTTGTTTCTCTCCTATCTTAAGGTCCTGCCGCCCTCCCGTTTTGTTGTTTCTCCCGAAAAACTCTCGTAATTTGCATGGCCATCATTTGAAAATCActgatccattcattttctgacAACAGCTTGCCATACACCCGACACATATAGCCAACGCAATCACTTACTTTCAATTTATTTCAACCGTTCTGTCAACATAAACCCAATAAGGAAACCGCTGCAGTTCACAACCGAGTCTCGCAAGCAAGTGGGCTAGttgttagcctaggctactccagaATTAGCTGTTATGAAATggttggaaatgtaattgattaacacatcacaaactgttcTTGAGTGTAGCCTAACTTGTGTCCTCgaaacaaaatctgacagcagctttggagttttggaagtaggctgcaggcagcagttggATAGGCTGCATAGGCTCTAGgtaaggtaaaaaaaacaacgACCAAAATGCAGTAACGTTATCCCGTTATtttgaaagctaaatgttgaCAGGTATGGACTAGGGGTCGAGGAGTGTGGCGATGACATCATCGAAACGCAGGTATGCGTCTTCCCCCGTCCAAACGAACACTAGAGGGCTGCGTATTCGAACTTATGCACTCTGGGACCAGGTTTCAGATTGATTCGTTTTAGGGCTATGCGTTTGCAGTATTCGTTTGGACGAACGGCCAAAACGAAGCAAAACAGCTGCGTTTCACCCAAAACTCGTCTCCGTCTGGACAAGGCCTTAAATTCACACCCCTGTTACAATCACATTAGTCTTACTGAGATACCGTACATAATGGAATCAGTCAATGCATTtggcagtatactgtatgtatgtataggtTCCACTTAACTATGCCGTCCAGATTATGACTGCAGGTATGAATTTGCCCATTGAATTTGACAGAAATAATGAGGACATTTTATATGTgagatacatttttaaaatgggAGCAAACCACTATATGCTTCACACGTTCAGTgtaaatataggctacttgttCTTTATATAGCTGTTAAGTTTTATTGTTAAGTTGTAAGTTGTCATGTTAAACTCATTGTAACTGAACAACGATGGACCATTCCAGGGATATTATGGCATAACCTTGAGCTTCATGTAAGCATCCACTGTGTATTTCAACAATGAATGACTGCTGAAGAAGTACATTCAGTTATTGTGAGAGCTGCATGGCGACAGCAAAGGAGAATATGGTCACTGGTGTGCGAGTAGGAGCCCACAGAACTCTGGACGTCGTATAACTCCTTGTGCGACCACCCGGAAATTTGGTGATGAGGAAGTTAGTGACAACATTTTTCAAGGTTAAAGAAAACATGGCTGCCCGTGAAGCTGAAATGAAAGTGAAAGAACTCTGCTATCAAGATGTCCCAGGGAGGACAGACACTGGTAAATAGAGAACATGGGATCCTGTACTCCGTCACACGACAGAGAACTCCAACAGGCTAAACTAACAAGCATCACTACTGTGTTAGGTcttaaaaaaaaggcaaaaaggagACAAAAAATCGAGCAgtttgcaagcagttgcaacaTAAAGAAGAATAGCTAGTTATAAAGCCAAAAGGAAGACAGGTTCCAATCGGATTATGCCAATCTCCTTTCACCAGGATACTTTCGGTCTATTCTTCAGAGATTACTTACTACAGCTGACTACAATTGTTGAACATGTGACTCGGAACCAGTGCTCAGAACCTTCAAATTGCATGTATTCAACcactcacacataaagacacgcgcgcacacacacacacacacacacacacacacatacacacacacacacacacactacagtattaTAATCTGCATTGAAGCCTCCTTGAGTGGTCTGCTGGGAGAGGGTATTATCCCgtgagtcagtgctgctgtaagcacgagtgagtgagcgagcaggCAGGAAGTCTGGGAGGGGCGACAGGAGGCGGAGCGGGGACGACGCAAAGAAGAGCGGTGtgaagcggtgtgtgtgtgtgtgtgtgtgtgtgtgtgaggggggggggggggggggggggcggtgtggCATGGCGTGGCGTCCGACTCACGCCCCTGCTCAGCTCAGCAGGTAAGGACATGAAACACCCACTGGATTTACATGCCACAAGTGATGCGGAGAAAGAGCCACCTCGCCCGCCGCAGCCACATCAAAGCAGGCCGGGTTATTAACTGGGCATGGAGAGCACGAAAGGTCCAATTTCCATCTCGCACTGTCCCTCTCCACAAACAACCCCTCACAACCCCCccgacaaccccccccccgaGCTCATTGTAAATCAACAAGCGCCATTAGACATACGACTACTTTTAATGTCTCGTTCTGCCATCATCGTGGGTGGCGGGCATTGTCCGTGCCCCCCTCCAATTCATTAGGCAACTTATTGGGCTCAAGATTCAATATGCATGTTAATTTAATGGGTTTTCTGGTTTGGAGGGAAGAAAAGGGAGAGGCTTTGATGTTCACCAAACTTGGCAGTCAATCGTCAGTGGCACGGAATCACGGCATTAATGAAGGCTGAGGAGACAATGGGCCCGGCTATTGTTTTAGGCACATGCATGTTAATATGCTTCATTCACATGCATACAGATGTGCTTGAAAGACCTTTTTTACCTGTCCAGAGCCTTCGTTCTCGGTAATGGACATGCAGATGGCGGTTATGTCCTCCCTGACCTCAAATCAAGTCCAAAATTGTGGACTGTAAAAAATCTAATAATATCTGTATCACTACCACCTGTATCTTAGTCCCAGTGGCAGATACACCCCAACAGAAGGATTTTTagattatatatttatataagcTGATCTAACACCTTTACTCACCTCCATCGAAAGTGGTGTGCAGGCTACCCATCACTGCATCCTAAACTGAAACTTTAGATAGGCCAAGCAAGCAGTCGATtctacagacagaaaaaaacgaaataaaaaaatatattaatacattacaaaatatatattttaagagATGCATGCAAACTATCACATACCCTACAAACCATGACCAAATACGCCTACTTCAGAGGATATGGAAAAGGTCTGacagaaaaaaactaaaatatgCCACAGCCAGTAGCCTTCAACAGACGATGTTTAATATTCAGCCACTCACTGTGCAACGGGGAGAGCGATTCAAACCAGTCGCTCTTGGGGTTTTCAAGTAAACACATCGAGAGACAAGGTGCTGAAAGAACATTTTCACCATAGAGCCAAAGTGATAGATTGAGGTCAAATGTAAAAGCCGGAGTTGGTTTGTCATAGTTGGAGCATGTGTTGATCCATCTGGAGCCCTCGATGGCGAGCCTTCAGCACCACAAGCCGCGCGAGCATGTGCCTGAGTTGTGCAAGCGGGAAACTGAGAGAATACATTGGCCTTCACGCGAGTCAGACAGAAGAACTCAATCATCTTCCCATAACTATAGGGTAGTCTAGCCGACTACATTTTATATTGTGTTGTAATTGTCACTATAAAGAATAACGAATAAATcgtatttctttttttggtttCCCTTAGACCCAGCATAGGTCAACCTAAACAAAAGGTAACTGCACAGAATCAGGCCTACGCGTCTCCCGTTTTAAATAGTCTTATACAACGACCTGTAACCGATTTATCAAGCACAGCACAGAGTGGCTTCGAGGGAACAGGAAATTAATTAAACGCGACTTTAGTTCGTGATCACACTTGTCATATAAGATTCCAAGCGTTTAACACGCCGGGCCGCATGCGGGGCTAGAAGCCCAGTCTAATTACGCAGAACTTGTCAGGCTTCTCGCTTCGGTTTCTGTGGGTGGCACCCGCCCGAGAGACAACAGGCTGTTGGAAACCTGCGCGCACCACTGCCTCGCAGGCGAAAACCTGTGCTGCACCCGGACACACGAGTCGGTTCCAGAATAGCAACGTCAAAAGAAATTAATTCCGCAGTCGTCGTTAATCCTCTGAATTTTGCCTGTTAATTTCCCCTTGTTGCCTTCTGTGCTTTTATTATGGACTGGTACGTGTTTACATCTTAAGCCCGTGTGCGACAGGCCTATGTGGCATCAAATTGTGTTCTGATAGACTGAAAACCAACGGGTCAGGTTAACCTTATGCCACACCTGTAAAGAAGACGCTGGGTGGCCAGGGTAGGCCTAGTGTAAACCAAACATTATTTGTACCCTTTCTGAGTGAGCCAGCTTCCTTGAAAAATATAGTTCAGGCTAAACAAGACTTTATTAGTGCAGAAGGCGTAATCCAAAATCCTAGGGCATCCCGATAAACATGCAGATGATTCGggtagatggatggagagagaaagacagcggTAATGCTTAGCTTGTAAATTATTGTTCAAACCCCCAACCATTTCAGTTAGAGTTGGCTATTGCCAAAGCGCCATACCAGAGGAGGaggctagcctaggctagaTATATGTTATGTTGCCTGTGGTCTTTCGTTTGGAGACATCAGAAGTAGACTTTGTAAGACCCATGTAAACATTCAGTAAGATACGTCCCGATATTCAAACATGTACGTGCATCCTCTCCCCTGAATTTACACAAAACAGCAGACAGAAAATGAAGAGACGGCGCCATCTACcgttgaaaacaaaaacagtaaaaaaagaaataagataaaaaataaagcaaGACATAACTGAACAATTTCTACCAGGGTTAATCCATACTAAAGGCTTGAATAGATTCTGATGGAAGAACATGGTGAGTTTAAAGGCTATGGGTGGCAGAGGGGCTGATGACCAGACGTGGGACATATGCCACCAGGCTGCCGGGAATCCTCTGAGGCAGCACTAATGAGGTCTTGGTGTTGGCGGACACCGGGCACAAACAAGGTCAAACAATGTCAGGTTACAACTGTCACTCATCCATGACCCTgatgtctgctctctctttgaTTGGAACCACCCAAACGGCACTCACaggcacatgtaaacacacacgcacacatacacacacacacacacacacacacgtaaacacataacacagacacacgtcaTAAACGTACACACACCTCGTCACTGACATCCACAGATACTGGCAGATAGCAGGCGCTTtagttttatttacatttaatcctttatttgttttgttttgtttgtttgtttacatgcacaGATATACATGTCCCCTGGGTGGAtttgtgtaaggtgtgtgtgtgtgtgtgtgtgtgtgtatgtgcgtgcatgcgtgcgtgcgtgtgtgtgtgtgtttgtgtgtttgtgtgtgtgcgtgcgtgcgtgcgtgcgtgcgtgtgtgaaagaaaagctactgttgtgtttgtcaagcagagatactgtatatgagaaTATATGTAACTACAATATTGTGGTGTCAAGAAATATGTTACTCTTACTTTTACAATGTGGTGGCAaagaaaacatttaaatgtaaatgcataattCTTTCCAAAAGTACAAGACCCTCACTATTAAGACACAAACTGCCATACCGTAACATTGTCTCaacttgtgtgttttgttttgctgtaaGATTGTAATGGGCAGATAATGGAATTATATCattgtaatatactgtatacagcatATGTGTTATGGTTTTGGAGCCTTAATATGTGGCTACTTGCCAAACTATACTGTCACTTACTGAACACAGAGAAGTCACTCAAATATCAATGATGTTTATTCAACTTTTATTCCGATTCTTGATTGATACACAGAGCAATAACATGACACACTCTGActaggagagtgagagagagagagagacagagagagagagagagagagagtgagtgagagagagaaacatcatTCTGTTTCAGTGATCCAGAGGAAATGATGAGAACAAATGAGTGGTCTCTCCTCTCAGGTTTTCAGGTCCTGCTGGTGCACAAACTCATGCTTGCTTCTCGAATGTTCTCTTTGACACCACATCCCCAAGCTTAAATGTCTACAGAGAGGAACAACAGATGAAAAGAGTTGGGAGTTTAGAGAATTGATAATAAAGCAAATTTATATAGGGAAGAgaacaagaggaagagaggtagagagggataaACATAGAGAGTTGTATTTTAGAATAGAAACATTCTGACCCAAAACATCTTTAGTCAAACTCAATAAACTGCTTGTCTCCACAAACAAGACTATTTGAGTTGATATTTTGAGTTCTGGAGATCTGTTTTGCTTCTTACCGTGACAAACTTGTTGTCgctcacaaactctctcacgATGGTCGTCTCCTTGCCATCCCATTTCTGTCTCTGGACCATTTTGCCATTGTCCATGGACACTACATTCTGCAATTCAACACATAGGAAAGAAACCCATCAGATATCAACAGGTAAATCGTCCCCAAATGGCAAACCCTTGATATTTCAaatgctttattgacatgacaatgGTACCTGTGCTATCAAAGTACGTATACAAACATGAATATAGATACATAGACTTGTGATAACAATGATACTATTAATAATAATCAAataactaaaacaaacaaaaacagagatgTTGAGGTAATCAGATAATAATTCATAATAAGATGTTGACTCACTTTAGTCTGTCTGTCGTCACCAGTGGTCTCTTCGAACTCTTCGTTCAGTTTGAACTTGATATCTTTTCTTCCCCCACTCAGAGTTATGGTTCCATCAGCATCCACGGAAATGGTCATAGTCGGTTTGGCTCTGCCGGCTACCTGGCGGATAGCAAAGCCCACACCTgcagaaaatgcaaaaaaaacacatcagatGCCTCACTTACCCAATCTGCAGGTTAACATgccacaaatactgtacacatacatgtCTTACATCTTTACCCGACCCTTTCTACAAAGATGTCCTTCAATTGTTGGTGCTGCTCAGTTTAATAAATGAACCCTTTTCATACCCAGTGCCTTGAGGTAATCATCAAAGTTTTCGCTCTCCACCATCTTCCAGGTCCCAACGAACTTCTGGGCCATGATAGCTGTGATGTGTGGTCTGGTCTCTTGGGTGATGTGTCTGAAAATCAACTCTCAGGTGAAGCGCAAGGTGTGCATAGGCTCTCAGGCGGAGGGCTTTTCAATCATCTCAGCAGCTCAGCCAGGGCtcagccagccaatcagagcctgTGACATCACACCACGCGGA comes from Sardina pilchardus chromosome 6, fSarPil1.1, whole genome shotgun sequence and encodes:
- the LOC134082013 gene encoding fatty acid-binding protein, heart-like, whose amino-acid sequence is MAQKFVGTWKMVESENFDDYLKALGVGFAIRQVAGRAKPTMTISVDADGTITLSGGRKDIKFKLNEEFEETTGDDRQTKNVVSMDNGKMVQRQKWDGKETTIVREFVSDNKFVTTFKLGDVVSKRTFEKQA